The Macaca fascicularis isolate 582-1 chromosome 14, T2T-MFA8v1.1 genome contains the following window.
actccagcctgggggacgcagtgagactccatctcaaaaaaaaaaaaaaagtagtaactggccagacgcggtggctcatgcctgtaatcccagcactttgggaggccaagtgggcagatcacaaggtcaggagttcgagaccagcctggccaatatggtgaaaccctgtctctattaaaaatacaaaaattagcctgacatggtggctgacacctgtagtcccagttactcgggaggctaaagcaggagaattgcttgaacccgggaggtggaggttgcggtgagccaagatctcgccactgcattccagcctgggcgacagagcaagactctgtctcaaaaaaaaaaaaaaaaaaaaaaaaaaaaaaaaaaaaaaaaagaaagaaaagaaaagtacctTGAAATATAACTGGAGCATAGAAAAAATTTTTAGGGGAAGACTAATGTTACAAAGTGGTCTACTGCTTTGGGAAATATTGGTATTAAGGAAACCAAATCaagtaatcatttaaaaaaagacgAGAGAGGAGTCTGCCTTTCCCATCATACAGtatattatatttgtattctAGCCATAATTTTGTAGGTATAAATCAGACTCTAACATAAACGGCACGCTGATAAGTAATCAATCACAGAATTAACCACATGCAGTATTCTAATATAAATGGTTACCTGAGAAGTCTGTCAGAAGTCTTGCTAGGACATGTTTTACCAATTCAGTCTTGCTAAGGCTGGAAACAGCATCTACCCTAGAAGTTTCTCTGACAGTAGTGGGTTTTTGGGAAATCCCAAGATCGGATCCATTCTTGACATTATGTTCTAGGATGTCATATGATCTCTGTGGCCAAGATTCTGGAGCAAATGTGAAAGTTTGCTTCAGTGCTTCTTCAGAAGGCAATTCTGCGtcatgctgtgcagaagctgaCTTCTCAACCTGTCTTTCACCTAATTCTTTAAGAGCCTTAATTGTGAGCTGTTCTTGTTCTAAGTCAAGAGATGCTACTGGAGTACCTTGGGTAGGGAAAACACTTAGAGGCTcacttccatttgtttgtttgttttgttcactgtattTGCTTCCAATGCCTTTAATTTCAGAACCACTGGACTCACTTTCATGTAAGACTTCTACAGGAGgagttgttttaaagtctgtcaTCTTCTCTGATATTGCTTTAAAGGCATTTCCTTCACTATCTACTATTCCTTTATCTCTGGTTTCTGTAAAGGCTGCTATCAGGTCCTCTGGGGAGGAATCATctatatgtttaacatttttcccATGTAATGACTCCAAGTAGGCAGATGTTGTCACATTTAATGAGAATTCTGTCTCATTAAAAACATTTGGAGACACTGTTGAAGGAAGTTTGGGGTTCTCAGTAGTAACAGGCTTTTCAGGAGCAACTTCACTCACATCTTCTAAGCAGACATTTATATTGGGTACTTTTGCTGCCTCACTAGCTGGACTCCTTCCAAGAATATCAGGTTGCTCTTGATGCAGCTCAGAGTCACTGACCAACTCTTGAAAATTTTTAGATGTTTTTTCTACTCTCTTACAACTGGGAATctctttgatttctctttcacCTGTTTTTACAACAGCACTTGGAATGGAAACAGGTTTTTCAgcttgaattttcttattttcaaatgataGATCTGCTGTGATGTCCTCTATTACTGTGTCATCAGACTCACCAGAACTATCAGCTTCTGTGATTTCTCCCAATGCAGAGCTCTGCCAGTTCATTTCATCTTTCAGGTGGTCATCAGGTAAAACCACTTTCACTGTGGCCACTCCAGAACCCAAAGAGTCACATTTCTCAGGTGGAGATCCAGGTAATTCTGCAAGTGTGTCACCCTGTTTCTGCATATTGCCTTGCACACCTTTGATACTGAATTCTTTTGTGGAATTGAAAGAGTCGGGTATAGGTTTTCCAGTGATAGCATTTTCTTGTAGGAGAGATGCTTCTGTCCAATCACCTGTTGATTCAGTGATGGGAGTGCTCCCATTAATAGAACATACAGGAATTTTCTGATGAGTGTTAACTTTAAGATTTACAACTGGAATTTCAGAATTATATTCACTCATGTCAAGTCCTGTAGTTTTTGTGATGCAGTCAGAAGATTTATCAGTCTGTTGTTTCACTTGGGGAACCAGATCCCAAGTCAGTATTTCGTTAGTAAAGTTATGCATATCATTCACGCATCTAGACACCTCTTCCAGTGCTGCATTTGTGTGTGAAAACTGCCTACTGAGCAATGCAGACATTTGGTAACGTCCTGCCTCTTTATTTCTCAGTGGAAAAAGCTTGTCATTAGTCTCTGAAATGTCTTCGGATGATTCTCTATCAGTGTGCATAGACCAGCTACCAAAATCATCTGTGCTCTCCTTATACAAGTCTTTAAATTCTTTGTCAAATGCTGCTTTGTCAATAATTACTTCAAATGGTGATTCAGGGGAATCCTTTTCAATAACACCATCTCCTGAAACTTTGGATGGGGACAAAGAGTATGTATAAATGCCTTCTACCTTAGAGTATTCAGTAGGTGGTTTTTGGGCTGTTAGCAAAGTGAATCTGTCATCAGCATCCAATGCAGTTTTAGCTTCCCTACTTGATACCTCatttgggttcttggtctctTTATCTATTTGCTCTTCCACTTGACCAATTTTCTTTGAAAGCAAAGCAGGATGCTCTGGGAAACTGGCTGGAATAGAAGGACGGTCACAATGAACTCCTGCTGCAAGAGAAATTGGAGAGTCTGACATGTTGTTGCTGATCCCCTGAGgcttttccatctttttcataTCCAGAAGATCCAAGTGGTCTTTTCCTTCTTTGGCTAAAATAGGCTGGCTCCCTAACACATTGCTTTTTTCTCCATGTAGTATTGTAAGGCCATTGTTATGTATTTCAgaagatgaaagaaaggaagatgtcATAATTTCTGAAGATGGCTCATCAGAACAAAGAGAGCTcaagaatttcaaagaaaataattgtttacCAGGTACAATTACACATTAGCTAGCCAAGCCAAGCagcatgctttttattttttaaattacataaatatatatatatacacacacacaggatgtatatatacacacataaatatgtaacaaaatgaTCAAGTTATCCTACAGGACATGCATAAAGCTGCCAACAGTGAAACAGAAAAGCCATATCATGCCACAAACTGCAAGTAACAAAAAAATTTCCTAACAAATACTTTTTGGACTACTTTTCCATTGTAAAGAGAAAGCATAAAGAAGGGCGGAAAGATTGAGAAATCTTGGgaggttttttattattttggtagagctaatcaacaaaagcaaataattgatacaaaataaataacctGATACTATAAAGAGTTGATAGACTTTAATCTGTAAGCTGAACAATTCAGAGCACAGACTGCCTCTGTAAATCCACTATTATAGTCTCACaatctgagaaggaaaaaaacaagtggccagacttgtttttgatttttaggaGATGCAGTAGACCCTCCCTGAACCTGAAAATGAGACTAGAATTATTCTATTCTATCCACAGGAAGAATCTGTCCCATGTACAAATAAATAGCTGTGATGTTCTAAACTAAAGCGTACTGAAAAAGGTGGACCCcctccaaaatcttttttttttttttttttttttaaatacagagtctttttcttgtcgcccaggctggagtgtaatcgcataatctcagctcactgcaacctccacctcccaggttcaagtgattctcctgcctcagtctctcaagtagctgggattacaggcaggtaccatcaagcctggttaatttttgtatttttagaagagacggtgtttcaccatgttggccaggctggttttgaactcccaacctcaagtgatctacccaccttggcctccctaagtgctgggattataggtgtgagctgccacgcatggcccctccaaaatctctTGTACTAACTTGTCATTGAAATCAATATTGTACTGTGCAAATTGATTTCTTTGGTTAAGACAGAGTtaactgggccgggtgcagtggctcacctgaggtcaggagttcgagaccagcctgaccaaaatggtgaaaccttgtctctactaaaaatataaaaaaattagccaggcgtagtggcaggcacctgtaatcccacctactcaggaggctgaggcaggagaatcctctgaacctgggaggcgggcactgcagtgagctgaggtcgtgccattgcaccccagcctgagtaacaaaagtgaaactccatctccacacacatacacacaaaaaagagtgACCTCcagaattacttttaaaatagaaaatatccttcTCAAAGTAATATGTTGTCTTAGTAGTTAATAAGCCATCAATCTACCACGCTGTTTTCTAACTTCCTACTCTAACAAGTTTTTACTGGGGAAAAGGATCAAAACAAATATCCCAAGGGCTGGTGCTTTCTTACTTCActtatttgtttgtatttgagacaaggtcttcctctgtcctccaggccagagtgcaagtGGTGCAAttgtggctcattgcagccttgacctcctggcctcaagctatcctcccacctcagcctcccaagtagctgggaccacaggcacatgccaccacacctggctaatttttaaactttctgcaGACATGGTGCCTCGCTAcattgccaggttggtctcaaactactgggttcaagcaacctgcccactttggcctcccaaagcactgggattataggcatgagccaccaagcccagccctggGCGCTGTCTTTCTTGCATATTGTTGTATCTTTGGAGCTGGAACAAAGTGGGTCTTAAATAAATAGCCCCAAATAAGTGAATCAAAGATTCAGCTTGGTCAGCTGAGACCTAAGTAGGCTCAGGACAGCAATGCCTTGAGCATGAATAACTGGGAAAAATGTGACAGAGAAGTTCTTTTAGGATTATCTTTATTCAGtctatattctctttttcatgtAAACATCCGCATACCAGATAAAAGCAAAATTATGACgtcattcaaaattattttattaaagacaaaaatattttacaataaataaaattccactattataaaaatgttttgaaatgccATATAAAGTTCCCCTACTTCAACACATCACTGAAATTTGATGTAATAAGAGCTGAGCTTTAGAAATAGTATAACTGAAACCTGGTTATTAGAATAAAAAGCCTTTGTACGTTAAGGAAAACAGTTAAAGCTTGGTGGCAAAGCTAtattaccaaaacaaaacacttgaAGTAAACTATAACTCATATGTAGTTCTAATTTAGTAAAACATGGTTTGCATCTGCCATTATATAGTATGGATATTCAGCATGACTAGATTAGGGCATAACAGAAATGAAGCCCAGCACTGTAGGTTAAAAGGTTCAAACTTCTGAAGTATAAAGTACTACAGATTACATTTAAATCAGAAATATTCCACAATCTGAGCCATGCATTGTTACTGAAGCTACTAGTCAGTGTTTCTACCAGAAAGCATTCAGTGAACTACGGTTATTGTAAAACTGTTTggaaacctctctctctcttcaaacAACTCTGAGGTAAGTCAAACTGACTCCACCCCACAGGGAAGGTTCAGCTtatatgtttttttaatgtgttttttgtgtgcttttttaagacagagtctagttctgtcgcccaggctggagtgcaatggtgtaatctcggctcactgcaacctccgcctcccagattcaagcaattttcctgcctcagcctcccgagtagctgggattacaagcgtgcaccaccacacctggctaattttttgtatttttagtaaagatgtggtTTTAccacactgcccaggctggtctcgaacacctgagctcacgcagtccgctcgcctcagcctcccaaagtactaggattacaggcatgacccactgcgcccagccagcttATGGAGATGGAGATTTCAGATGATTCAGATCTGTCATCTTACAGATGAAAGTCTACAAAATGAATTAGCAATAATTCAAGaggtatttattgagtgcttaccacGTGCCAGACATTGTTTTAGAAACTGGGCTtaaagcagtgaataaaacagaaaaaatttctTGCCTTTATGGAGCTTACAACACAGAGGGGAAGGCAGACAATAAGCAAAATCAATAAGTAaaatgatgatgacagtgatatAGTGGTGATGGTGCTtgattaaactaaaaagaaagcAACCAAATTGAATGCTAACCAAAGAATATTCACATCACTGGGAAGAGCATGGTAAAACTGTCTATGCTTTAGCAGGACACAAACTGGTCAGTTTAtcagttttgcttttctcttaacTTTCTTGAACTTTTAGTACTCCAAAAGCTTCAAGTTAGGTGTAGAATAATCTTAGGTAAAACTAAAGATAATGTTAGAAGTCCTATATTCAGAATACTAAGAAGTCCTCTACTGAGCACCATAATGGCCTGACAGACTTCAAACATTAAAGAttatttaggctgggtgtggtggctcacgcctatatctcacaactttgggaggcagaggagggaagactgcttgagtccaagaggtcaaaatcagcccgggcaacatggtgagaacctgcccctacaaaaaatagaaaaattagctgtgcatggtggcacgtgcctgtagtcccagtcacttgggaggctggagtgggaggattgcttgagtttgggaggtcaaggctgcagtgagccacggtcatgccactgcactccagcttgggtgacagagtggagaaaaaaaagaaaagaaaggaaaagaaaaaaagaaaaacaaaaggaaaaaagaaaaagaaaaaagattacttAATATGACATGGTTACTAGATATATAAAAAAACCTCTAATAATGTtccctaataaaaatattataacttaCTATTTAGGGTGTATATTATTTTCTGGGGGCAAGCTCAGAGGGTAAACAGAGGTCAGTGCTGCCTTCATTTCTCAGTGATTGTGAGATGCAGGCGCTAATCATTATTGTCAGTCAAGCTTTCCCACGTGTAGAAAAATAAGGTAGCATCATCATCTGAGCtttaactttaattattttgtttagaatttcaGCAAATGAAAAGACCATTTTTGGCCAGCTGAAACCCTAACAAATGTGGACAGAGCTGACCTgtaccaagacaatgggaaaaattggGCTGGAAGTAAAAAGTGTATaaaggcatgaaaacattaaataGAATGAAGACCAAAAACTAATAAGCCTTTTAGAACAGCTCTGATAAGCAAAGACTCTTCCAACTGGTCAGCATGGCACTTGTAGTCACTGGTGTTGCCCAGGTCAGTACATGGCAAAAGGACAGAATAGTCCAGTGAATCTGAAGGCAGTTAGCTCCTAAAATACTAAACACTGTAAAACTGTCTGGTGGAATAAATCTGGATTATTTTATGTCTCAGAAAATGTCTACcacctttcttttttcaaaagattcatcccggccgggcacggtggctcaagcctgtaatcccagcactttgggaggccgagacgggaggatcacgaggtcaggagatcgagaccatcctggctaacacggtgaaaccccgtctctactaaaaaaatacaaaaaactagctgagcgaggtggcaggcgcctgtagtcccagctactcgggaggctgaggccggagaatggcgtgaacccgggaggcggagcttgcagtgagctgagatccggccactgcactccagcctgggcgacagagcgagactccgtctcaaaaaaaaaaaaacaaaaacaaagattcatCCCTTCACATGCACTCCAAGAGCCTTCCAACATTACCCAAAACAAATCGCCATCAAAACTCATTatgaacattttctaaattaGATCTTTGCTATAACGGAATTTAATGTGGATATTCATTTTCAAGAGTTCTAATCACTTAAAAACATGGTGCTACTCTAATTATTAACAAATAAGGTCATAGATCTAGTAGATTTACTAAAAAGgtaatcagctgggtgtggtggctcatgcctgtaatcctagcactttgagaggccaaggtagggagatggcttgagcctaggagtttgagacccacctgggcaacacagtgcgaccccatctctacaaaaaaattaacaattagccaggcatggtggcatgcacctgtggtcctgactacttgggaggctgaagtgggaggactgcttgagcccaggaggtcgaggctgcagtgagccatgcactccaccctgggtgacacagcaagaccttgtctcaaaaaaaggggggTGGGTGAGAATCAATATACGGTAAGAGGTAAAAAATGTCATATCCCCACAGTGATCATGAACATGTTCTCAAACTTATCAAGTACTCAGCTGCATGATTACTCATCTTCTTAAACTCTAAATACTCCACTGAGATATATTATCTGAAACAAAGACTAGGAAATTAAGTTGGTAGTCatattctaaattctaaatttttagacccaaataaatttttttttttgagatggaatttcactgttttagcccaggctggagtgcaatggtgtgatctcggctcaccgcaacctccgcctcctgcattcaagcgattctcctgcttcagtctctggagtagctgggattacaggcatgtgccaccatgcccagctaattttgtatttttagtagagatggggtttctccatgttggtcagggtggtttggaactcccaacctcaggtgatatgcccaccttggcctctcagaaagtgctgggattacaggcgtgagccaccgcgcccagccaaaaaattcttattaaaaaattcaaagtcagccaggtatggtggctcacgcttgtaatcccagcactttgggggccgaactgggcagatcatgaggtcaggagttcgagaccagcctgaccaacatggagaaccctgtctctactaaaaatagaaaaaattagcagagtatggtggcgcatgcctataatcccagctactcaggaggctgaggcaggagaatcacttgaacccaggaggtggaggttgcagtgagccaagatcacgccattgcattccagcccaggcaacagtgtgagactccatctcaaaaaaaaaaaaaaaaaaaaaaaaatcgaagtcCTTTCATCACAATTACTAATCGTGTGGCCCTGAGTAAACTGCTTAATCCCATCTCATCAAAATCTCATCAAAATGGGAAAATTAAAGCACCTAACTTTAGAACTGCtgcgaggattaaatgagttaatatatgttcACAGCAGTATCTGCCACTTAGTAAATCCCCAATAAACGTCCCCAAACACCACATTCTCAAAAAACTCTCTTGACATAGAGACTCCAGACCACATGCCTTTTTATTAGGGGAGAGAAAAGGCATATTGGCAAATTGTAACCACCTTCATCTGGTATAATACAGAAAATCCTCATGTAGAGCTTTAGACACTTTCCCTTCTACCATTCACATATTAAGGGAAATAATTCAAAGAGCTTTTATTTACTTCAAAATCTTGGGTGATGCAACGTCTGAATATGTTGATATAAACCAAACGCCTATGGCATCCCAAGAATTGTGCTAGGTTCTATGCAGATAAAGATGTTTGAGAGCCCAGCctggcatggcggctcatgcctgtaatctcaacactttgggaggctcaggtgggaggactgcttgagcccagaagctagACGAGCCTGGGCAAAATGATGAGACAGAccccttctctataaaaaattttagggcccggtgcagtggctcacgactgtactcccagcactttaggaagctgaggcgggcagatcacccgaggttgagagcttgagaacagcctgaccaacatggagaaaccccatctctactaaaaatacaaaattagccaggaatggtcgcacatgcctgtaattccagctactcaggaggctgaggcaggagaatcacttgaacctgggtgtgagccgagatcgggccatcacactccagcctgggcaacaagaacgaaaactccgtctcaaaaaaaaaaaaaaaaaaatttatatatatatatatataatttttttttttttaaattagcttggtgtggtggcacatgcctgtggttccaactactcaggaaggtaagatgggaggatcgcttgagcctgggaagtcgagactgcagtgagccctaACTGACCCGctgcattcagcctgggcaacagagtgagatcccgtctcaaaaaaaacaaaaaaacaaaaaaacccaaaagcaaaaccaaaaaccccaCAAGAGAACTCAACATATAAGAAATTCTAAGCCAACATTGAAAGAtaaataacttttcctttttttgaaacagtctcagtctcactctgtcaaccaggctggagtgcagtggcctgatctcagctcactgcaacctctacctccccagttcaagtgattcccctgccccagcctcccgagtagctgggactacaggcacacaccaccacgcccagctaagttttgtatttttagcagagatggggttttgccatgtccaccaggcttgtctcaaactcctgacctcaagtgatccaccacacccagccagtaaaTTTTCCTGAACAAAATGTTTCGCAAATGATCTTTACCACCAGCAGGGTCAAAGTATATTTTAGTTCAATGTACAACCAGCTGAACAATTTAATAACCAAGCACAGAGACAGCCTTTGGCACAATTTTTCACAATCCCTCTCAAACTTAAGAGCAACTACTAGTTCTTCACGGGGTTTATCTCTGATTTACTGCCTCAGAACTTCCTAAAGAGGACAGAGCTCAGGAATTTGTATTACAAGTTTCCCAGGCAATGAACTTGGTTTCAGAACCACAGCCTTAATACATCTGGTATGTGTTGAAAGGGCAGAAAGATAAGGGTCATACTTCAGAGCTCTAGTCCC
Protein-coding sequences here:
- the RTN3 gene encoding reticulon-3 isoform X2, whose protein sequence is MAEPSAATQSPSISSSSSGAEPSAPGGGGSPGACPALGTKSCSSSCADSFVSSSSSQPVSLFSTSQAGVHCDRPSIPASFPEHPALLSKKIGQVEEQIDKETKNPNEVSSREAKTALDADDRFTLLTAQKPPTEYSKVEGIYTYSLSPSKVSGDGVIEKDSPESPFEVIIDKAAFDKEFKDLYKESTDDFGSWSMHTDRESSEDISETNDKLFPLRNKEAGRYQMSALLSRQFSHTNAALEEVSRCVNDMHNFTNEILTWDLVPQVKQQTDKSSDCITKTTGLDMSEYNSEIPVVNLKVNTHQKIPVCSINGSTPITESTGDWTEASLLQENAITGKPIPDSFNSTKEFSIKGVQGNMQKQGDTLAELPGSPPEKCDSLGSGVATVKVVLPDDHLKDEMNWQSSALGEITEADSSGESDDTVIEDITADLSFENKKIQAEKPVSIPSAVVKTGEREIKEIPSCKRVEKTSKNFQELVSDSELHQEQPDILGRSPASEAAKVPNINVCLEDVSEVAPEKPVTTENPKLPSTVSPNVFNETEFSLNVTTSAYLESLHGKNVKHIDDSSPEDLIAAFTETRDKGIVDSEGNAFKAISEKMTDFKTTPPVEVLHESESSGSEIKGIGSKYSEQNKQTNGSEPLSVFPTQGTPVASLDLEQEQLTIKALKELGERQVEKSASAQHDAELPSEEALKQTFTFAPESWPQRSYDILEHNVKNGSDLGISQKPTTVRETSRVDAVSSLSKTELVKHVLARLLTDFSVHDLIFWRDVKKTGFVFGTTLIMLLSLAAFSVISVVSYLILALLSVTISFRIYKSVIQAVQKSEEGHPFKAYLDVDITLSSEAFHNYMNAAMVHINRALKLIIRLFLVEDLVDSLKLAVFMWLMTYVGAVFNGITLLILAELLVFSVPIVYEKYKTQIDHYVGIARDQTKSIVEKIQAKLPGIAKKKAE
- the RTN3 gene encoding reticulon-3 isoform X3, which codes for MAEPSAATQSPSISSSSSGAEPSAPGGGGSPGACPALGTKSCSSSCADSFVSSSSSQPVSLFSTSQGVHCDRPSIPASFPEHPALLSKKIGQVEEQIDKETKNPNEVSSREAKTALDADDRFTLLTAQKPPTEYSKVEGIYTYSLSPSKVSGDGVIEKDSPESPFEVIIDKAAFDKEFKDLYKESTDDFGSWSMHTDRESSEDISETNDKLFPLRNKEAGRYQMSALLSRQFSHTNAALEEVSRCVNDMHNFTNEILTWDLVPQVKQQTDKSSDCITKTTGLDMSEYNSEIPVVNLKVNTHQKIPVCSINGSTPITESTGDWTEASLLQENAITGKPIPDSFNSTKEFSIKGVQGNMQKQGDTLAELPGSPPEKCDSLGSGVATVKVVLPDDHLKDEMNWQSSALGEITEADSSGESDDTVIEDITADLSFENKKIQAEKPVSIPSAVVKTGEREIKEIPSCKRVEKTSKNFQELVSDSELHQEQPDILGRSPASEAAKVPNINVCLEDVSEVAPEKPVTTENPKLPSTVSPNVFNETEFSLNVTTSAYLESLHGKNVKHIDDSSPEDLIAAFTETRDKGIVDSEGNAFKAISEKMTDFKTTPPVEVLHESESSGSEIKGIGSKYSEQNKQTNGSEPLSVFPTQGTPVASLDLEQEQLTIKALKELGERQVEKSASAQHDAELPSEEALKQTFTFAPESWPQRSYDILEHNVKNGSDLGISQKPTTVRETSRVDAVSSLSKTELVKHVLARLLTDFSVHDLIFWRDVKKTGFVFGTTLIMLLSLAAFSVISVVSYLILALLSVTISFRIYKSVIQAVQKSEEGHPFKAYLDVDITLSSEAFHNYMNAAMVHINRALKLIIRLFLVEDLVDSLKLAVFMWLMTYVGAVFNGITLLILAELLVFSVPIVYEKYKTQIDHYVGIARDQTKSIVEKIQAKLPGIAKKKAE
- the RTN3 gene encoding reticulon-3 isoform X1 — its product is MTSSFLSSSEIHNNGLTILHGEKSNVLGSQPILAKEGKDHLDLLDMKKMEKPQGISNNMSDSPISLAAGVHCDRPSIPASFPEHPALLSKKIGQVEEQIDKETKNPNEVSSREAKTALDADDRFTLLTAQKPPTEYSKVEGIYTYSLSPSKVSGDGVIEKDSPESPFEVIIDKAAFDKEFKDLYKESTDDFGSWSMHTDRESSEDISETNDKLFPLRNKEAGRYQMSALLSRQFSHTNAALEEVSRCVNDMHNFTNEILTWDLVPQVKQQTDKSSDCITKTTGLDMSEYNSEIPVVNLKVNTHQKIPVCSINGSTPITESTGDWTEASLLQENAITGKPIPDSFNSTKEFSIKGVQGNMQKQGDTLAELPGSPPEKCDSLGSGVATVKVVLPDDHLKDEMNWQSSALGEITEADSSGESDDTVIEDITADLSFENKKIQAEKPVSIPSAVVKTGEREIKEIPSCKRVEKTSKNFQELVSDSELHQEQPDILGRSPASEAAKVPNINVCLEDVSEVAPEKPVTTENPKLPSTVSPNVFNETEFSLNVTTSAYLESLHGKNVKHIDDSSPEDLIAAFTETRDKGIVDSEGNAFKAISEKMTDFKTTPPVEVLHESESSGSEIKGIGSKYSEQNKQTNGSEPLSVFPTQGTPVASLDLEQEQLTIKALKELGERQVEKSASAQHDAELPSEEALKQTFTFAPESWPQRSYDILEHNVKNGSDLGISQKPTTVRETSRVDAVSSLSKTELVKHVLARLLTDFSVHDLIFWRDVKKTGFVFGTTLIMLLSLAAFSVISVVSYLILALLSVTISFRIYKSVIQAVQKSEEGHPFKAYLDVDITLSSEAFHNYMNAAMVHINRALKLIIRLFLVEDLVDSLKLAVFMWLMTYVGAVFNGITLLILAELLVFSVPIVYEKYKTQIDHYVGIARDQTKSIVEKIQAKLPGIAKKKAE